Proteins encoded in a region of the Agromyces protaetiae genome:
- a CDS encoding LysR family transcriptional regulator: MDVRRLDLLRELSERGSVTAVADATGRTPSAVSQQLKILEREAGMPLTQRSGRGIALTGAGQALARSAADVAVALERASALWDEFRNHPSGEVTLLTFPTMGAAVLPGVLLEIASIPGLVVRATDSDAELSEFADLTNDHDIVLAYTMPGELPWGGRGLTVIPLFTEPLDIGLPTDHRLAERTYVTADDVADEQWLGVPAGYPFERLEHAVEQQAGRRVHIAQRFSDMRIVEAFIQAGLGIGFVPRYTSGSVPEGIVLKPVRGLSAVRQIVALVRPDVAERLAVRTVLDVLVAHAARLTEQFGART; the protein is encoded by the coding sequence ATGGATGTGCGACGCCTCGACCTGCTGCGGGAGCTGTCCGAACGGGGCAGTGTGACGGCCGTCGCCGACGCGACCGGGCGCACACCGTCGGCCGTCTCCCAGCAGCTCAAGATCCTCGAACGCGAGGCCGGCATGCCGCTCACCCAACGCAGCGGCCGGGGCATCGCCTTGACCGGTGCCGGCCAAGCGCTCGCGCGGAGCGCGGCCGATGTCGCGGTCGCGCTCGAGCGCGCCTCGGCCCTCTGGGACGAGTTCCGGAACCACCCGAGCGGTGAGGTCACGCTGCTCACCTTTCCGACCATGGGCGCCGCGGTGCTCCCCGGCGTCCTGCTGGAGATCGCGAGCATCCCGGGCCTCGTCGTGCGCGCGACCGACTCCGACGCCGAGCTCAGCGAGTTCGCCGATCTCACGAACGATCACGACATCGTGCTGGCGTACACCATGCCCGGCGAGCTGCCATGGGGCGGCCGAGGACTGACCGTGATCCCGCTGTTCACCGAGCCGCTCGACATCGGACTCCCGACCGACCATCGCCTGGCCGAGCGCACCTACGTGACCGCCGACGACGTCGCCGATGAGCAATGGCTCGGCGTGCCGGCGGGCTATCCGTTCGAGCGGCTCGAGCACGCCGTCGAACAGCAGGCGGGGCGTCGCGTGCACATCGCGCAGCGATTCAGCGACATGCGCATCGTCGAGGCATTCATCCAGGCCGGGCTCGGCATCGGCTTCGTCCCGCGGTACACGTCGGGCTCGGTGCCCGAGGGCATCGTGCTGAAACCGGTGCGCGGGCTCAGCGCGGTCCGGCAGATCGTGGCACTCGTGCGGCCCGACGTCGCCGAGCGGCTCGCCGTTCGCACCGTGCTCGACGTGCTGGTCGCGCACGCCGCCCGCCTCACCGAGCAGTTCGGCGCTCGCACCTGA
- a CDS encoding CinA family protein, translating to MQDPAEEYAEDAAEIAERVTQLGLTVATAESLTAGAISVALGAAPEASDWYRGGVAAYSEEVKREVLGVTAEQVTSAECARELALGVARLLGADASVAVTGVGGPGPTEGEPEGTVFAAAQVHGEVFEAHHVFVGDPAEVVHETVGAALALLRHALEATASVD from the coding sequence ATGCAGGATCCGGCAGAGGAGTACGCCGAGGATGCGGCGGAGATCGCCGAGCGCGTCACGCAGCTCGGGTTGACGGTCGCCACGGCCGAGTCGCTGACGGCGGGGGCTATCTCGGTCGCGCTCGGGGCCGCGCCCGAGGCATCCGACTGGTATCGAGGCGGCGTCGCCGCCTACTCAGAGGAGGTCAAGCGCGAGGTGCTCGGCGTGACCGCCGAGCAGGTCACGTCGGCCGAGTGCGCGCGCGAGCTCGCGCTGGGCGTCGCGAGGCTTCTGGGGGCGGATGCCTCGGTCGCGGTCACGGGCGTCGGAGGCCCCGGCCCGACCGAGGGCGAGCCCGAGGGCACCGTGTTCGCCGCCGCGCAGGTGCACGGCGAGGTCTTCGAGGCGCACCACGTGTTCGTGGGCGACCCCGCCGAGGTCGTGCACGAGACCGTCGGAGCCGCCCTCGCGCTGCTCCGGCACGCGCTCGAGGCGACCGCGTCGGTCGACTAG